Proteins encoded in a region of the Pelmatolapia mariae isolate MD_Pm_ZW linkage group LG16_19, Pm_UMD_F_2, whole genome shotgun sequence genome:
- the LOC134644746 gene encoding interferon-inducible GTPase 5-like, with protein MELQDRQQEPDTTPVVILHRGGLLTSIARINMEDLIAGVKEALQNNDTAAAAAKIQEYLEEQENIPLNIAITGECGSGKSTFVNAFRGIDDKDEGAAPTGVVETTSQVGAYTHPNFPNVMLWDLPGIGTTKFPADKYLKLVGFEKFDFFIIISDTRFRENDVKLAQEIQKIKKKFYFVRSKIDNNMRAEERKRDFSAERTLTKIRDDCIQGLQRQGVVSPQVFLVSSFELHLYDFSLLHPTLERELPAHKRDALLFVMPNINLEIINKKKKAFQSKIKYYSILSAAVAGVPVPLLSAAVDLGLMVAVVSKYVAGFGLDKSSLERLAASSGVPYTDLSAVIKSKLSAEKTTKDLILKLLVSAASIVASMAAEEAARWIPVFGIVASMSLSFITTYKALNYFLNELADDAQNVFNKALG; from the exons ATGGAATTACAGGATCGACAGCAGGAGCCCGATACCACCCCTGTGGTCATCTTGCACAGGGGCGGACTGCTCACTAGCATTGCCAG GATCAACATGGAGGATCTAATTGCTGGAGTTAAAGAAGCACTGCAGAATAACgacactgcagcagcagctgcaaagATCCAAGAATATTTAGAAGAACAAGAAAATATTCCACTAAATATCGCCATCACAGGAGAATGTGGCTCAGGCAAATCCACCTTTGTTAATGCCTTCAGAGGGATAGATGACAAAGATGAGGGAGCTGCTCCTACTGGTGTTGTAGAAACCACCTCACAGGTTGGAGCTTACACTCATCCAAACTTTCCCAATGTTATGTTATGGGATCTTCCTGGAATCGGCACCACCaaatttccagctgataagtaCCTGAAGCTTGTTGGATTTGAGAAGTTTgacttcttcatcatcatctcagACACTCGCTTCAGAGAAAATGATGTGAAACTCGCTCAGGAGATTCAGAAGATAAagaaaaagttctactttgttCGCTCAAAGATTGACAACAATATGCGAGctgaggaaagaaagagagacttCAGTGCAGAGAGGACTCTGACAAAAATCAGAGACGACTGCATTCAAG GTCTTCAGAGACAAGGCGTCGTGTCCCCACAGGTCTTCCTGGTGTCCAGCTTTGAGCTCCACCTGTACGACTTCTCTCTCTTACATCCGACCTTAGAGAGAGAACTTCCTGCACACAAGAGAGATGCTCTGCTGTTCGTCATGCCCAACATCAACCTGGAGATCatcaacaagaagaaaaaagcgTTTCagtctaaaataaaatactactcTATTCTGTCTGCAGCTGTAGCAGGGGTTCCAGTTCCTCtgctttctgctgctgttgatcTCGGCTTGATGGTTGCAGTTGTTTCAAAATATGTAGCTGGGTTTGGTCTTGATAAGTCATCTCTGGAGAGACTTGCTGCCAGCTCAGGTGTTCCATACACTGATCTGAGTGCTGTCATTAAATCAAaactgtctgcagagaaaacaacCAAAGATCTTATCCTGAAGTTGTTGGTCTCAGCTGCAAGCATAGTTGCATCAATGGCAGCAGAGGAAGCAGCCAGATGGATTCCAGTATTTGGGATTGTAGCATCAATGAGCCTCTCATTCATCACAACCTACAAAGCTCTGAATTATTTCCTCAATGAGCTCGCTGATGATGCTCAGAACGTGTTTAACAAGGCTCTGGGATGA
- the LOC134644747 gene encoding interferon-inducible GTPase 5-like → MEDKDDLYMEDIPGVKEALQNNDTAAAAAKIEKNLKQQNNIALNIAITGESGSGKSTFVNAFRGMSDDEDSLSAPTGVTETTLEVTPYPHPNYPNVMLWDLPGIGTTKFPAKKYLKLVGFQKFDFFIIISDTCFRENDVKLAQEIQKMKKNFYFVRSKIDNNMRAERRKKDFNKEETLKVIRDDCVQRLGGLGFESPQVFLVSSFELHLYDFNLLHETLDRELPSKKRDALLFVMPNINPEIIRKKKKTLKLRLYWLATLSAAGAAVPLPGLSIAVDAALLVGAVTHYVYAFGLDIPSLQRLSDRTGVSYTDLHAVIISPLAAAEITKELLQKVMTQVGRTASLIAAEEAFRFIPFIGIPVAMGLSFTTTYKVLNVILSELAEDAEKVFEKALGQ, encoded by the exons ATGGAGGACAAAGATGACTTATATATGGAAGACATTCCTGGAGTTAAAGAAGCCCTGCAGAACAACGAcactgctgcagcagctgcaaagATTGAAAAAaatttgaaacaacaaaataatattgCACTAAATATCGCCATCACAGGAGAATCTGGCTCTGGAAAATCCACCTTTGTTAATGCCTTCAGAGGGATGTCCGATGATGAAGATTCTCTCTCAGCC CCTACTGGTGTAACAGAAACCACCTTAGAGGTCACACCGTACCCCCATCCAAACTATCCCAATGTTATGTTATGGGATCTTCCTGGGATCGGCACCACCAAGTTTCCAGCTAAGAAGTACCTGAAGCTTGTTGGATTTCAGAAGTTTgacttcttcatcatcatctcagACACTTGCTTCAGAGAAAATGACGTGAAACTCGCTCAGGAGATtcagaagatgaagaaaaattTCTACTTTGTTCGCTCAAAGATTGACAACAATATGCGAGctgagagaagaaagaaagacttCAATAAAGAGGAGACTCTCAAAGTAATCAGAGACGACTGTGTTCAGA GACTCGGAGGATTAGGCTTCGAGTCTCCGCAGGTCTTCCTGGTGTCCAGCTTTGAGCTCCACCTGTATGACTTCAATCTCTTACATGAGACCTTAGACAGAGAGCTTCCTTCAAAGAAGAGAGATGCTCTGCTGTTCGTCATGCCCAACATCAACCCAGAGATcatcaggaagaagaaaaaaactttaaagcTCCGATTATATTGGTTGGCCACTCTGTCTGCAGCTGGAGCAGCTGTTCCACTTCCTGGTCTTTCTATTGCTGTTGATGCTGCTTTGCTGGTTGGTGCTGTCACACATTATGTTTATGCGTTTGGTCTCGATATCCCGTCTCTGCAGAGACTTTCTGACAGAACAGGTGTGTCATACACTGATCTGCATGCTGTCATCATTTCACCACTGGCTGCAGCAGAAATAACTAAAGAGCTCCTCCAGAAGGTGATGACCCAAGTGGGACGCACAGCTTCATTAATTGCAGCAGAGGAAGCATTCAGATTTATTCCATTCATTGGAATCCCAGTAGCCATGGGTCTCTCTTTCACTACAACTTACAAAGTTCTGAATGTTATCCTCAGTGAGCTCGCTGAAGATGCTGAGAAGGTGTTTGAAAAAGCTCTGGGTCAGTAA